Proteins found in one Pelmatolapia mariae isolate MD_Pm_ZW linkage group LG7, Pm_UMD_F_2, whole genome shotgun sequence genomic segment:
- the dusp8a gene encoding dual specificity protein phosphatase 8 isoform X2, which yields MPLDVVIAPAEDCFWPDLQDTDMRLKIRVRRMKEGRELRGGFAAFSSCFPGLCEGKPATALPMSLSQPCLPVANVGPTRILPHLYLGSQKDVLNKDLMAQNGITYVLNASNTCPKPDFISESHFMRIPVNDNYCEKLLPWLDKTNEFIDKAKVSNCRVIVHCLAGISRSATIAIAYIMKTMGLSSDDAYRFVKDRRPSISPNFNFLGQLLEFEKGLRLLQALTSDDKKSENNTKQNSEVNGVITGFEMNGHHSNCDSSATEPHIPPEPKLPSPTSLQQGFNGLHLSAERIMDTNRLKRSFSLDIKSVYSPNSPHCPNLAPTHSEDVPKLCKLDSPGRGISNGVCSQSPVLDSPSSSDSPFPSPGSGGSIGGLGFSGSEGVHRSGSSSSRPRRKTKQNCSSSPIHSQPRQPPQSLNLLLDHKSPSLEENLKGSLLLSLPSLPTVGSGAMWTKHRDTVQATTPVTPVTPTADAPWHFGAEEGGQGGMELGAGEVGGQESSVRFGSSSAYVAFGCSEGVRLRDKSQREKPSAPQTQRDLRDSSSSSAVTMSTSSNNSGAASEKQFKRRSCQMEFEEGISETRSREELGKIGKQSSFSGSMEIIEVS from the exons GAGGCTTTGCAGCtttttcctcctgtttccccGGCCTGTGTGAAGGGAAGCCTGCCACTGCTCTACCTATGAGCTTGTCCCAGCCCTGCTTGCCTGTAGCTAACGTAGGGCCTACTCGCATCCTGCCTCACCTCTATTTGGGATCACAAAAAGACGTCCTCAATAAG GATCTGATGGCTCAGAATGGTATCACCTATGTGCTGAATGCCAGCAACACCTGCCCCAAGCCAGACTTTATCAGCGAAAGCCATTTCATGCGCATCCCAGTAAATGACAACTACTGTGAGAAATTACTTCCATGGCTGGACAAAACGAACGAATTCATAG ACAAAGCTAAGGTATCAAACTGCAGAGTCATTGTGCACTGCCTGGCTGGAATCTCACGTTCAGCAACCATCGCCATAGCATACATCATGAAGACAATGGGCCTATCGTCAGATGATGCCTACAG ATTCGTAAAGGACAGAAGACCGTCCATATCCCCCAACTTTAACTTCCTGGGTCAGTTGCTGGAGTTTGAGAAGGGCCTGCGATTACTCCAAGCTTTAACCTCCGATGACAAGaaatctgaaaacaacactAAGCAGAATTCAGAGGTTAACGGAGTCATCACAGGCTTCGAGATGAATGGTCATCATAGCAACTGTGACTCATCCGCCACAGAGCCACACATCCCGCCGGAACCCAAGCTGCCGTCACCCACCTCTCTCCAGCAAGGCTTCAATGGCCTGCACCTCTCTGCAGAGAGGATCATGGACACTAATCGACTCAAACGCTCCTTCTCCCTAGACATTAAGTCTGTCTATTCCCCTAACAGTCCCCACTGCCCCAACCTGGCACCCACACACTCTGAAGACGTCCCCAAGCTGTGCAAGCTTGACAGCCCAGGAAGAGGCATCTCCAATGGTGTCTGTTCTCAGTCTCCCGTCCTTGACAGCCCCAGCTCCTCTGATTCACCATTCCCCTCACCGGGCAGTGGGGGCAGCATAGGAGGCTTGGGATTCAGTGGAAGTGAAGGAGTCCATCGTTCTGGTTCTTCCTCATCCAGACCCagaagaaaaaccaaacaaaactgcAGCAGTTCGCCGATCCACTCCCAACCACGCCAGCCTCCGCAGTCCCTCAACTTGCTGCTGGACCACAAGAGCCCCAGCCTGGAAGAAAACCTAAAGGGCTCCCTGCTCCTCTCATTACCTTCCCTGCCCACTGTGGGTTCTGGGGCTATGTGgaccaaacacagagacactgtCCAAGCCACAACCCCCGTCACTCCAGTCACCCCGACTGCAGATGCTCCCTGGCACTTTGGAGCAGAGGAAGGTGGTCAGGGAGGGATGGAGCTGGGAGCAGGAGAGGTAGGGGGACAGGAGTCGTCGGTGAGGTTCGGTAGCAGCTCGGCGTATGTGGCATTTGGCTGTAGCGAAGGTGTGCGGTTACGAGACAAATCCCAGAGGGAGAAGCCGTCAGCACCACAGACGCAGCGAGACCTCCGAGACTCTTCGTCGTCTTCAGCAGTGACAATGTCCACCAGCTCGAATAACAGTGGGGCTGCATCTGAAAAGCAGTTCAAGCGGCGCAGCTGTCAGATGGAGTTTGAGGAGGGCATCTCCGAGACAAGGTCCAGGGAAGAACTGGGGAAAATCGGGAAGCAGTCAAGCTTCTCTGGGAGCATGGAGATCATAGAGGTATCCTGA